In the genome of Nitrospira japonica, one region contains:
- a CDS encoding [protein-PII] uridylyltransferase family protein codes for MTHRPVSSSAGAGDPVSTPLPVRPDPTPVLLAKERNVQEVRAILSAYGLADPDQADRNLQAMAGDPHQRRQLAELLPILLESVGRTADPDQALNHWERLLDTVTRSSFLDYLRSSPRMLDLLCTIFGNSDSLAFTLIRDPMLIYWLAEQDILSRPPTSAGMHKGLREQLGQLTVKELKLEAVRRFRRREMLRIGVRDLLRLADVRETTGSLSDLAGLLIHAVYEIVDADLRRQYGVPMHRDRRGKWVETGFAVMGMGKLGGHELNYSSDVDLIYVYESHDGETRAPRGRVASRAAAAGISNEEYFEILARELTKALVEPSKEGRIFRVDLRLRAEGSIGQLARSLDEYRSYYRTRGQVWERLALLKAWPIAGSIEVGKAFLRLVKPFIFGAAARLRRSEALAIVEDVRAVKDMIDAKIAERGHEGRNVKLGTGGIREIEFLVQTIQVLAGKTVPAVLDRGTLGALDRLVAKTVLTAKERDALAQAYVFLRDVEHKLQMVHDLQTHALPQEEDELERCAIRMGYEEGSRSAASRAFSADHRRHTALVNGVFRSFFNEPNTSALLKVTLKMSGLRAVR; via the coding sequence ATGACGCACCGACCTGTCTCATCATCCGCCGGCGCCGGCGATCCTGTGTCGACGCCGCTGCCGGTTCGGCCCGACCCGACGCCGGTCCTGCTGGCGAAAGAACGGAACGTTCAAGAGGTCCGGGCGATCCTGTCCGCCTATGGCCTGGCCGACCCGGATCAAGCCGATCGCAATCTGCAGGCCATGGCCGGAGATCCGCATCAGCGCCGCCAGTTGGCCGAACTCTTGCCGATCTTGCTCGAGTCCGTGGGACGCACCGCCGATCCCGATCAAGCCCTCAATCATTGGGAACGGTTGCTCGATACTGTCACCCGCTCGTCCTTTCTGGATTATCTGCGCAGCTCTCCCCGGATGCTCGACCTCCTCTGCACGATTTTCGGCAACAGCGACTCGCTGGCGTTCACCCTCATCCGGGATCCGATGCTGATCTATTGGCTCGCGGAGCAGGATATCTTGTCGCGCCCGCCGACCTCTGCCGGTATGCACAAGGGACTTCGGGAGCAACTCGGCCAGCTCACGGTGAAGGAACTGAAGCTCGAGGCGGTGCGCCGATTCCGGAGGCGGGAAATGCTGCGGATCGGGGTGCGCGATTTATTGCGGCTGGCCGACGTGCGGGAGACGACCGGATCGTTGTCCGATCTGGCCGGTTTGCTGATCCATGCCGTCTACGAAATCGTCGACGCCGACCTGCGCCGGCAGTACGGCGTGCCCATGCACCGGGATCGCCGCGGCAAATGGGTCGAGACGGGCTTTGCCGTCATGGGGATGGGTAAGCTCGGCGGGCATGAGTTGAACTACAGCTCCGACGTGGACTTGATCTACGTCTATGAGTCCCATGACGGGGAGACCCGGGCGCCGCGCGGACGGGTCGCGAGCCGCGCGGCTGCGGCGGGGATCTCCAATGAAGAATACTTTGAGATCCTGGCGCGGGAACTGACCAAGGCCTTGGTGGAACCGAGCAAAGAAGGACGCATTTTTCGCGTCGATTTGCGTTTGAGGGCCGAAGGTTCGATCGGGCAATTGGCCCGCTCGCTGGACGAGTACCGCTCCTACTATCGAACGAGAGGACAGGTGTGGGAGCGACTGGCGTTGCTCAAGGCGTGGCCCATCGCCGGCTCGATCGAGGTGGGCAAGGCGTTTCTGCGGCTCGTCAAACCCTTCATTTTCGGCGCCGCCGCGAGGCTGCGCCGTTCCGAGGCGCTTGCGATCGTGGAGGACGTGCGGGCGGTGAAGGACATGATCGACGCCAAGATCGCGGAACGGGGACACGAGGGCCGAAACGTCAAGCTCGGCACCGGCGGGATCAGGGAGATCGAATTCCTGGTCCAGACCATTCAAGTCCTGGCCGGCAAGACGGTCCCGGCCGTACTCGACCGCGGCACGCTCGGCGCGCTGGATCGGCTCGTGGCCAAGACCGTGCTGACGGCGAAGGAACGCGACGCGCTGGCGCAGGCCTATGTCTTCCTCCGGGACGTGGAACACAAGCTGCAGATGGTGCACGACCTTCAAACTCACGCGCTGCCGCAGGAGGAGGATGAGTTGGAGCGTTGCGCAATCAGGATGGGATACGAAGAGGGGAGCCGCTCGGCTGCCAGCCGGGCCTTCAGCGCCGACCATCGCCGGCATACGGCATTGGTCAATGGGGTGTTCCGCTCCTTCTTCAACGAGCCCAATACGTCGGCGCTCTTGAAGGTGACCCTGAAGATGTCCGGGCTTCGCGCCGTGCGGTGA
- a CDS encoding [protein-PII] uridylyltransferase family protein has translation MMRQVGASWRGIILAGSHTHNEPSLRVYCNSMNATEREALLQDLSPMTGDVPRDILDDFVDRMDPEYFRRFEAETVARHLRMAAALTPDHLSELSLGESTNGSLELAIVAYDYFALFATICGLLSAFGLNIEEGRIYTFADHAPSTTKGAAGNSSRARNTPRPGLGRKKIVDVFRVQPVQGVPFDEAEHRRLADELRAVIGLLDGGQVEEARHSVNRHLVEQLAQRRGSFSGLLHPVQISFDNGQSPTDTIMDIRSDDTPAFLYAFANALAMRNVYIAKASIALEGEKLHDRFYVRNRYGQKLTDAEEQQQLRLTAVLIKQFTHALTWAPDPTKALEAFDQFLDLTVQERTGKARQEALAFLADKKTFPLLARLLGASDFLWEDFLRRQHDNLLPLLQDYRDSPLIKPKTSLRKELDRSVARAKTEEERKAALNGFKDRELFRIDMKHIVEPTTGLADFSLALTELAEVILDRAVTDCRAKLKKEYGEPRLAGKKACPFTILGMGKFGGRELGYASDIEVLFVYGGTGRTSGKDGIDNGEYFERLAQELLQWIEAKQEGIFHLDVRLRPHGGKGSLANPLDEIAKYYGKDGLAAPFERQALIKLRHVAGDAALGKHVEAHRDRYVYSGEPWELPTALDLRRQQLKQLVERGTVNVKLSPGGVIDIEYAVQYLQLMHGHRHPILRTPNTMLALNGLVESGIVSRQDGDHLRKAYLFIRMLIDGLRMVRGHAKDLVLPPSDSDEFIFLARRVGYTTDDWQAGARHLKDDIEEHMKKVRDFWERMFGKL, from the coding sequence ATGATGAGACAGGTCGGTGCGTCATGGCGCGGCATTATACTGGCCGGCTCGCACACGCACAACGAACCATCGCTTCGGGTATACTGCAACTCGATGAATGCCACGGAGCGCGAAGCCCTTCTCCAAGACTTGTCGCCCATGACCGGCGACGTGCCGCGGGATATTCTCGACGACTTCGTCGACCGCATGGATCCGGAATATTTCCGTCGCTTCGAGGCGGAGACGGTCGCGCGCCACCTGCGCATGGCCGCCGCTCTGACACCCGATCACCTCAGTGAACTGTCCCTGGGCGAGTCGACGAACGGGAGTCTGGAACTGGCGATCGTGGCTTACGACTATTTTGCGCTATTCGCCACGATCTGCGGGCTGCTGTCGGCATTCGGGCTCAACATCGAGGAAGGACGGATCTATACCTTTGCCGATCACGCTCCGTCCACGACGAAGGGAGCGGCGGGAAACAGCTCTCGGGCGCGCAATACGCCCAGGCCCGGACTCGGCAGAAAAAAGATCGTCGACGTGTTCCGGGTGCAGCCTGTCCAGGGCGTGCCGTTTGACGAGGCGGAACACCGCCGTCTGGCCGATGAGCTGCGCGCCGTCATCGGCCTTCTCGACGGCGGGCAGGTCGAAGAGGCGCGGCACTCGGTCAACCGCCATCTGGTTGAGCAACTCGCCCAGCGGCGCGGCTCCTTCAGCGGCCTCCTCCATCCTGTCCAGATCAGCTTCGACAACGGCCAGTCGCCGACCGACACCATCATGGACATCCGCTCGGACGACACGCCCGCCTTTCTCTATGCCTTCGCCAACGCCCTGGCCATGCGCAACGTCTACATCGCCAAAGCCAGCATCGCCCTGGAGGGCGAGAAGCTTCACGACCGGTTCTACGTCCGCAACCGCTACGGGCAGAAGCTGACGGATGCCGAAGAGCAACAACAACTCCGGCTCACGGCCGTCCTCATCAAACAGTTCACCCATGCCCTCACCTGGGCCCCGGATCCTACGAAAGCGCTGGAGGCCTTCGATCAATTCCTCGACCTAACCGTCCAAGAGCGCACGGGCAAGGCGAGGCAGGAAGCGCTGGCGTTTCTGGCCGATAAGAAGACCTTTCCGCTCCTCGCCCGATTGCTCGGCGCCAGCGATTTTCTCTGGGAGGATTTCCTCCGCCGCCAGCACGATAATTTACTACCACTGCTGCAGGACTATCGCGACTCTCCGCTCATCAAACCCAAGACGTCGCTGCGCAAGGAACTCGACCGGTCGGTTGCGCGCGCCAAGACCGAAGAGGAGCGCAAGGCCGCTCTCAACGGCTTCAAGGATCGCGAGCTGTTCCGCATCGACATGAAGCACATCGTCGAACCGACGACCGGCCTTGCCGATTTCTCCCTCGCGCTGACGGAATTGGCGGAAGTGATCCTGGACCGGGCGGTGACCGACTGCCGCGCCAAGCTCAAGAAAGAGTACGGAGAACCGCGCCTCGCGGGAAAGAAAGCCTGCCCGTTTACGATCTTAGGCATGGGCAAGTTCGGCGGCAGAGAGCTGGGCTATGCCTCCGACATCGAAGTCCTGTTCGTCTATGGGGGAACGGGACGGACGAGCGGCAAAGACGGCATCGACAACGGGGAGTATTTCGAGCGGCTCGCGCAAGAATTGTTGCAATGGATCGAGGCCAAACAGGAAGGCATTTTCCATCTCGACGTGCGCCTGCGCCCGCACGGAGGCAAGGGTTCGCTTGCCAACCCGCTCGACGAGATCGCAAAGTACTACGGCAAGGACGGTTTGGCTGCGCCGTTCGAGCGCCAGGCCTTGATCAAATTGCGCCACGTGGCCGGCGACGCGGCCCTAGGCAAACACGTGGAAGCCCATCGCGATCGCTACGTATACAGCGGCGAGCCCTGGGAGCTCCCCACGGCGCTCGATCTGCGACGGCAGCAGCTCAAGCAACTCGTCGAACGAGGCACCGTGAACGTCAAGCTCAGTCCGGGCGGCGTCATCGACATCGAGTACGCCGTACAGTATCTCCAGCTCATGCACGGCCACCGCCATCCGATCCTACGCACGCCCAACACGATGCTGGCGTTGAACGGCCTTGTGGAATCCGGCATCGTCAGCAGACAGGACGGCGACCATCTTCGGAAAGCCTACCTGTTCATCCGCATGCTCATCGACGGTCTCCGGATGGTCAGAGGCCACGCCAAGGATCTGGTACTGCCCCCGAGCGACTCAGACGAGTTTATTTTCCTCGCCAGGCGGGTCGGCTACACCACGGATGATTGGCAGGCGGGAGCGCGGCATTTGAAGGATGACATTGAGGAGCATATGAAGAAGGTGAGGGATTTTTGGGAGAGGATGTTTGGGAAGTTGTGA
- a CDS encoding response regulator gives MSILIVDDFEEQRELLAFTLKQAGYRSLLFADSASDALQRLGIGSSAPPTDHVDIVLMDIVMPDMDGLEACRRIRGDERLEHLPVIVVTAKTDSSDLTAAYTAGATDYIRKPVIPAELVARVSMAMSVKEELDNRTEREKELDEQAKQLGKTVQELKSLRGTLCLCAKCKRVKTGGGIWQRLEDYLEEKLQAKITSGVCNKCGTPGAPNTVRASF, from the coding sequence ACAGGCAGGCTATCGGTCATTGTTGTTTGCCGATTCCGCCTCCGACGCCCTGCAACGGCTGGGGATCGGATCCTCGGCCCCGCCGACGGACCACGTGGACATCGTCCTGATGGATATCGTCATGCCGGACATGGACGGGTTGGAAGCCTGCAGGCGCATCCGCGGGGACGAACGGCTGGAGCATCTCCCCGTGATCGTGGTGACGGCCAAAACCGACTCTTCCGACCTGACCGCCGCCTACACCGCCGGAGCGACGGACTACATCAGAAAGCCGGTCATCCCCGCCGAATTGGTCGCACGGGTTTCGATGGCCATGAGCGTCAAAGAAGAACTCGACAACCGCACGGAACGCGAGAAGGAGCTCGACGAGCAGGCCAAGCAGTTGGGTAAGACGGTCCAGGAGTTGAAATCGCTCCGCGGCACCCTCTGCCTCTGCGCCAAGTGCAAGCGGGTCAAGACCGGCGGCGGGATCTGGCAACGCCTCGAAGACTATCTCGAGGAAAAACTCCAGGCGAAGATCACCTCGGGAGTCTGCAACAAGTGCGGAACTCCCGGCGCACCGAACACGGTGCGGGCATCCTTCTAA